A genomic region of Desulfonatronovibrio hydrogenovorans DSM 9292 contains the following coding sequences:
- a CDS encoding exosortase/archaeosortase family protein, with protein sequence MKNFVWQNRTIIAYAIPVIVSFFLLYYQVFIKLVQDWEVDPNYSHGYFIPFLAGFMIWSRRKELFSTPAGSSPFLGIFFVSMGLAQLMLAWIGSEYFLQAASMIPVLLGISLFFWGRGVTWKLAVPILYLIFMIPLPAIIWDQIAFPLSLMASKISADFINFLGMPILREGNILYLPNVTLQVEEACSGLRSLTTMFALSALVAYLSPLGRISKTVIFLAAVPIAIAGNIVRLIGTAILARKYGTVVAEGFIHDFSGWLLFVFGLIALMLLQGMLIKWDGRDRNGTS encoded by the coding sequence ATGAAAAACTTTGTGTGGCAGAATAGAACCATAATAGCTTACGCGATACCTGTAATTGTCTCTTTTTTTCTTCTTTATTATCAGGTTTTCATCAAACTCGTCCAGGATTGGGAAGTAGATCCGAATTACTCCCATGGATATTTCATTCCCTTTCTGGCTGGATTCATGATCTGGAGTCGAAGAAAGGAACTATTTTCTACCCCTGCAGGTTCGTCTCCTTTTCTGGGAATCTTTTTTGTTTCCATGGGCCTGGCCCAGCTCATGCTGGCCTGGATTGGAAGTGAATACTTTCTTCAAGCTGCATCCATGATCCCTGTGCTCCTGGGCATCAGTCTGTTTTTCTGGGGCAGGGGGGTCACCTGGAAGCTGGCTGTGCCCATTTTATACCTGATCTTCATGATTCCATTGCCGGCAATTATCTGGGATCAGATCGCCTTTCCTCTTTCTCTGATGGCTTCCAAGATTTCTGCTGACTTCATTAACTTTTTGGGTATGCCCATCCTCAGGGAAGGGAATATCCTGTACCTGCCCAATGTGACCCTTCAGGTTGAAGAAGCCTGTTCAGGCCTTCGCTCCCTTACCACCATGTTTGCCCTGAGCGCTTTGGTTGCCTATCTGAGTCCCCTGGGTCGGATTTCCAAGACAGTGATATTTCTGGCAGCTGTACCCATAGCTATTGCCGGTAATATCGTCAGGTTAATAGGAACGGCTATCCTGGCCCGGAAGTATGGCACTGTAGTGGCTGAAGGATTTATTCACGACTTTTCAGGCTGGCTGCTCTTTGTCTTTGGCCTGATTGCCCTGATGCTGCTTCAGGGAATGCTGATTAAATGGGACGGCCGGGATAGAAATGGGACTTCCTGA
- a CDS encoding XrtA system polysaccharide deacetylase — protein sequence MKFFLITIDVEDWFQVENLRPWFPMESWASQEIRVEYATRNILDLLDRVSAENGIRVKATFFTLAWIAQRMPHLVKEISSAGHEVASHGFSHQLCLEQAESELRRDLEESKKLLEDIIGDDVSGYRAPSFSISEKVLNVIRQAGYAYDASYNSFGLNGRYGKLDSTRYPNKGIALDLGDGFYELPLTNLKVPGGCLPCAGGGYFRLFPEAVFRAGVRNILKKQDAYHFYLHPWETDPDQPRQNQASALSRFRHYHNLKKTLPRLENLISSFRHCSFCTCREYLKAVSSDC from the coding sequence ATGAAGTTTTTTCTGATAACCATAGATGTGGAAGACTGGTTTCAGGTCGAGAACCTGAGACCCTGGTTTCCCATGGAATCCTGGGCTTCTCAGGAAATCAGGGTTGAGTATGCCACCCGAAATATCCTGGATCTGCTGGACCGGGTTTCAGCAGAAAACGGAATAAGGGTTAAGGCGACTTTTTTTACATTAGCCTGGATAGCCCAGCGAATGCCTCATCTGGTCAAAGAGATCAGTTCTGCTGGGCATGAGGTTGCTTCTCATGGCTTCAGCCATCAGTTGTGCCTGGAACAGGCGGAGAGTGAACTGCGCAGAGACCTGGAGGAAAGCAAAAAACTTCTGGAAGACATAATCGGTGATGATGTTTCGGGATATCGCGCCCCAAGTTTTTCCATATCAGAAAAGGTTCTGAATGTGATTAGGCAAGCCGGATATGCATATGACGCCAGCTACAATTCATTTGGTCTCAACGGTCGTTATGGAAAGCTGGATTCAACCAGGTATCCAAACAAGGGTATTGCCCTGGATCTGGGAGATGGTTTTTACGAGCTTCCCTTGACCAATCTCAAGGTTCCGGGCGGCTGTCTCCCCTGTGCTGGTGGCGGATATTTCCGTCTGTTTCCTGAAGCTGTTTTCAGGGCTGGAGTACGTAACATCCTGAAAAAGCAGGATGCGTATCATTTTTATCTTCATCCCTGGGAGACCGACCCGGATCAGCCAAGGCAAAACCAGGCATCAGCCTTGTCCAGGTTCAGGCATTATCATAACCTGAAAAAGACTCTGCCCAGGCTGGAAAATCTGATTTCTTCTTTTCGACACTGCTCTTTTTGCACCTGCAGGGAGTACCTTAAAGCAGTCTCTTCCGATTGTTGA